Proteins encoded within one genomic window of Spirulina major PCC 6313:
- a CDS encoding ABC transporter substrate-binding protein: MPTSRRQFLSTSAATLSSLALSGCGWTLASVNAKPVSTATDELYLYTWAGYTDDDLLDRFQEITGIRAVADVFDSNEAMLARLQASGGGGYSIIYPSDYMVQKMVELDFLQALDPSQLIGMNRLFDRFQDPRYDPSNRHSVPLSWGTSGIIYNRALLDDHPQDWDYFWTHQDQLHKRITLLNDAREVMGATLRSLGFSYNSSNPAELRAAYEKLQQLKPAIAAFSSDAWRNQMLTGDLLAAMCYSSDANEVMAENPDLEYVLPLSGSSLFIDTLAIPRTAPNVPGAYAWINFMLQPDVAAEICKRLSFAVPNEVAFEMLPAKLRDNQSLFPPDPAIGRCEGLIPVDDTTSELYDRYWTRLTSS, translated from the coding sequence ATGCCCACGTCGCGCCGTCAATTTCTCTCCACCTCAGCGGCTACGCTGTCGAGTTTGGCCCTCTCTGGCTGTGGTTGGACGCTCGCCAGTGTCAACGCCAAACCAGTGTCCACCGCCACCGATGAACTCTACCTCTACACCTGGGCGGGCTATACCGATGATGACCTGCTTGATCGCTTCCAGGAAATCACGGGGATTCGGGCCGTGGCGGATGTGTTCGACTCCAACGAGGCAATGCTCGCCCGGCTCCAGGCCAGCGGCGGCGGTGGCTACAGCATTATTTATCCCTCGGACTATATGGTGCAAAAAATGGTGGAGTTGGATTTTCTCCAAGCCCTCGACCCCAGCCAATTGATCGGGATGAACCGCCTGTTTGACCGCTTCCAAGATCCCCGCTATGATCCCAGCAATCGCCACAGTGTGCCCCTGAGTTGGGGAACTTCCGGGATTATCTACAATCGCGCCCTCCTGGATGACCATCCCCAGGATTGGGACTATTTTTGGACGCATCAAGACCAGTTACATAAACGGATCACCCTGCTGAATGATGCGCGGGAGGTGATGGGGGCGACGTTGCGATCGCTCGGTTTTTCCTACAATTCCAGCAATCCGGCCGAACTTCGCGCCGCCTACGAAAAATTACAGCAACTCAAGCCTGCGATCGCCGCCTTTAGTTCCGATGCCTGGCGCAATCAAATGCTCACCGGAGATCTCCTCGCCGCCATGTGCTACTCCTCCGATGCCAATGAAGTCATGGCGGAAAATCCGGATCTTGAATATGTCCTCCCCCTGAGTGGGTCGAGTCTCTTCATCGATACCCTCGCCATCCCCCGCACCGCCCCCAACGTTCCCGGAGCCTACGCCTGGATTAATTTCATGCTCCAGCCCGATGTGGCCGCTGAAATCTGCAAACGCCTCAGTTTTGCTGTCCCCAACGAAGTCGCCTTCGAGATGCTCCCCGCCAAACTCAGGGACAATCAAAGCCTGTTTCCCCCCGATCCGGCGATCGGTCGCTGCGAGGGATTAATCCCCGTGGATGACACCACCAGCGAACTGTACGATCGCTACTGGACGCGCCTCACGAGTAGTTAA
- a CDS encoding ABC transporter ATP-binding protein has translation MTAPVLTSADAIAASPQSHPYDIELRQLTKQFDREVVINGVDLQIRPGEFFCILGPSGCGKTTLLRLLAGFETPTGGEVVIQGQVMNRVPPYRRPVNTVFQSYALFNHLTVADNVAFGLRVKRLPKDEVRDRVATALQGVRMEGFATRYPQQLSGGQRQRVALARALVNEPTVILLDEPLGALDLKLRKEMQVELSRLHQEVGLTFVMVTHDQEEALSLSDRIAVVRAGQIEQVGTPSEIYERPRTTFVADFIGDTNFFQGDGQQVEGDRITLQTPTGLTLHSYGSPDTQTLCIRPEKIHLSPTPLAVDNAFSGRLRHVMYLGTHVQVVIELDQTGDRLRVLQPNSTGLDLQLDTPIYLGWTAADCLALVE, from the coding sequence ATGACCGCTCCCGTCCTCACCTCTGCCGATGCGATCGCTGCATCCCCCCAGTCCCACCCCTACGACATTGAACTGCGGCAACTGACCAAGCAATTTGACCGCGAGGTGGTGATTAATGGGGTGGATTTGCAGATTCGGCCGGGGGAGTTTTTCTGTATTTTGGGGCCGTCGGGCTGTGGCAAAACGACGCTGCTGAGGCTGTTGGCGGGGTTTGAAACGCCGACGGGGGGCGAGGTGGTGATTCAGGGGCAGGTGATGAACCGTGTGCCGCCCTATCGTCGCCCGGTGAATACGGTGTTTCAGAGTTATGCTCTGTTTAATCATTTGACGGTGGCGGATAATGTGGCCTTTGGGTTGCGGGTGAAACGGCTGCCCAAGGATGAGGTGCGCGATCGCGTTGCCACGGCCCTGCAAGGGGTACGGATGGAAGGCTTTGCGACACGCTATCCCCAGCAATTATCCGGCGGTCAACGGCAACGGGTGGCCCTAGCGCGGGCGTTGGTGAACGAGCCGACGGTGATTTTGCTCGATGAACCCTTGGGGGCGTTGGATTTGAAACTGCGCAAGGAAATGCAGGTGGAATTGTCCCGCTTGCATCAAGAGGTGGGGTTAACCTTTGTGATGGTGACCCATGACCAAGAGGAGGCCCTGTCGCTGTCCGATCGCATCGCGGTGGTACGAGCGGGGCAAATTGAGCAGGTGGGGACACCGAGCGAGATTTACGAACGGCCCCGGACAACGTTTGTGGCGGATTTTATCGGGGATACGAATTTTTTTCAGGGCGATGGGCAACAGGTGGAGGGCGATCGCATCACGCTCCAAACCCCCACCGGCCTCACCCTCCACAGTTACGGCAGCCCCGACACCCAAACCCTCTGCATCCGCCCAGAAAAAATTCACCTCAGCCCCACCCCCTTAGCGGTGGACAATGCCTTCAGCGGTCGTCTTCGCCATGTGATGTATCTCGGCACCCATGTCCAAGTGGTGATCGAACTCGACCAGACGGGCGATCGCCTGCGTGTGCTCCAACCCAACAGCACCGGCCTTGATCTGCAATTGGATACACCCATTTATTTGGGATGGACAGCGGCCGACTGTCTCGCCTTAGTTGAATAG
- a CDS encoding ATP-binding protein, producing MNTASSTRRIVKERRDYNTWVANETLEDYSLRYAPKSFRKWSELLVANTALGGISFLALEAIGGSLAINYGFSNSFWAILVVGALIFLAGIPIAYYAAKYNIDMDLLTRGAGFGYIGSTITSLIYASFTFIFFALEAAIMAQAIQLYFGLPLWLGYILCSVIIIPLVFYGVTLINQLQLWTQPLWLFLMIAPYGFVLAKEPDALTNWIHFAGNSPSGAGFDPLLFGAAATVSFSLIAQLGEQVDYLRFLPDQGENNRVQWWLAVITAGPGWIVLGVGKQLGGAFLASLAISQGIAIAQAKEPVQMYLAGFHYMFDNPAVVLTVGTVFVIVSQIKINVTNAYAGSLAWSNFFSRLTHSHPGRVVWLVFNVAIALMLMELGVFSTLEAVLGLYSNVAIAWVGALVADLVINKPLKLSPSYIEFKRAYLYNINPVGFGSTAIASLISILAFVGAFGPFARAFAPFLALGIAFTLAPIIAWLTKGRYYIARENTIRLNTVSDALLECIVCSQEYEVADTAFCPVYDGPICSLCCSLDAHCHDACKTPDHGHANWTHQIAEIAFRGKIQPQLGVRIVRFVGIFTLLGGSIGTIMGLVYVFVAPNPATSVGHAFVNAFMLLLVVAGMGAWWLVLSEESRELAEAELDKQNEQLQGEIRDRQTAQAQLQKLTHDLEMRVEQRTAELSEALRTLQRAQGQLVQTEKMSSLGQLVAGVAHEINNPVNFIHGNISHAHTYVSDLLELIDLYQQEFPQGSPAIADLIDSIELDFIQDDLPKLLTSMQVGTDRIRQIVLSLRVFSRVDESDCKPVNIHEGIDSTLMILGNRLKATADRPVIAVVRNYGSLPPVECYAGQMNQVFMNLFANALDAFEETQGDRTYADLAKNPQTITITTQVIAPHWIRIEISDNGVGIPKTIQDQLFNAFFTTKGVGKGTGLGLSISYQIVVEKHGGHLWCQSEPGQGTTFVIEIPTHPQNTAQPQALQSSGLAAS from the coding sequence ATGAACACCGCATCGTCCACCCGTCGAATTGTTAAAGAACGGCGCGACTACAATACTTGGGTCGCCAATGAAACCCTAGAAGACTATTCCCTCCGTTATGCGCCGAAATCTTTTCGGAAATGGTCGGAACTCTTAGTCGCCAATACGGCATTGGGGGGGATTTCATTTCTCGCCCTCGAAGCGATCGGCGGATCTTTGGCGATTAATTATGGGTTTTCTAATTCATTTTGGGCGATTCTTGTCGTCGGAGCGTTGATCTTTTTGGCGGGAATTCCCATCGCCTATTACGCGGCGAAATACAACATTGACATGGATTTACTGACGCGGGGGGCGGGGTTTGGCTATATCGGCTCCACGATTACCTCGCTGATTTATGCGTCGTTTACCTTTATCTTTTTTGCCCTCGAAGCGGCGATTATGGCCCAGGCGATTCAGTTATATTTTGGGCTGCCATTATGGCTAGGATATATTCTCTGTTCAGTTATTATTATTCCCCTCGTTTTTTATGGGGTGACGCTGATTAATCAATTGCAGTTGTGGACGCAACCGCTCTGGTTATTTTTGATGATCGCGCCCTACGGATTTGTGTTGGCGAAAGAGCCGGACGCATTGACGAATTGGATACATTTTGCGGGGAATTCACCGAGTGGGGCGGGGTTCGATCCGCTGTTGTTTGGGGCGGCGGCGACGGTGTCGTTTTCGTTGATTGCCCAGTTGGGGGAGCAGGTGGATTATCTCCGGTTTTTGCCGGATCAGGGGGAGAATAATCGGGTGCAGTGGTGGCTGGCGGTGATTACGGCGGGGCCGGGTTGGATTGTCTTGGGGGTGGGCAAGCAGTTGGGCGGGGCGTTTCTCGCGTCATTGGCGATTTCCCAGGGGATTGCGATCGCTCAAGCCAAAGAACCCGTCCAAATGTACCTCGCCGGGTTTCACTATATGTTTGACAATCCGGCGGTGGTGCTGACGGTGGGCACGGTGTTCGTGATTGTGTCGCAGATTAAAATCAACGTCACCAATGCCTACGCGGGATCGTTGGCTTGGTCGAATTTTTTCTCGCGCTTGACCCATTCCCATCCGGGGCGGGTGGTGTGGTTGGTGTTCAACGTGGCGATCGCCCTGATGCTGATGGAGTTGGGCGTGTTTTCCACCCTAGAGGCGGTTTTGGGGCTGTATTCCAATGTGGCGATCGCCTGGGTGGGCGCTCTCGTGGCGGATCTCGTGATCAATAAACCCCTCAAACTCAGCCCCTCCTATATCGAATTCAAACGGGCCTATCTCTACAACATCAACCCCGTCGGCTTTGGCTCGACCGCGATCGCATCCCTGATTTCCATCCTTGCCTTTGTGGGCGCGTTTGGCCCCTTCGCCCGCGCCTTCGCACCCTTCCTCGCCCTAGGCATTGCCTTCACCCTCGCGCCGATCATTGCCTGGCTCACCAAAGGCCGCTACTACATCGCCCGCGAAAACACGATCCGCCTCAACACCGTCTCCGATGCTCTGCTGGAATGTATCGTTTGCAGCCAAGAGTATGAAGTGGCCGACACGGCCTTTTGTCCGGTCTATGACGGGCCGATCTGTTCCCTCTGTTGTAGCCTCGATGCCCATTGCCACGATGCCTGCAAAACTCCCGACCACGGCCACGCCAACTGGACTCACCAGATTGCAGAGATCGCGTTTCGGGGCAAGATCCAGCCTCAGCTTGGGGTGCGGATTGTGCGCTTTGTGGGAATTTTTACCCTCCTCGGTGGCAGTATCGGCACGATCATGGGGTTGGTCTATGTGTTTGTGGCTCCGAACCCGGCGACTAGCGTGGGTCATGCCTTTGTGAATGCGTTTATGCTGCTGCTGGTGGTGGCGGGGATGGGGGCTTGGTGGCTGGTGTTGAGTGAGGAAAGTCGGGAACTGGCCGAAGCGGAATTAGACAAGCAAAACGAACAACTCCAGGGCGAAATTCGCGATCGCCAAACCGCCCAAGCCCAACTCCAAAAGCTCACCCACGATCTCGAAATGCGCGTTGAACAACGCACCGCCGAACTTTCCGAAGCCCTCCGCACCCTCCAGCGGGCCCAGGGTCAACTCGTCCAAACGGAAAAAATGTCCAGCCTGGGTCAACTCGTCGCCGGGGTTGCCCACGAGATCAACAATCCGGTGAACTTCATCCACGGCAACATCAGCCACGCCCACACCTATGTTTCCGATCTCCTCGAACTGATCGACCTCTATCAACAGGAATTTCCCCAAGGCAGCCCCGCCATTGCCGACCTCATCGACTCCATCGAATTAGACTTTATTCAAGACGACCTGCCCAAGCTTTTAACCTCGATGCAAGTGGGAACCGATCGCATCCGTCAGATCGTCCTCTCGCTGCGGGTCTTCTCACGGGTGGATGAATCCGACTGTAAGCCAGTGAATATTCATGAAGGCATCGACAGCACCCTGATGATTTTGGGGAATCGACTCAAAGCCACCGCCGACCGTCCCGTCATTGCCGTGGTGCGCAATTATGGCTCATTGCCGCCGGTGGAATGCTACGCCGGGCAGATGAATCAGGTGTTTATGAATCTCTTCGCCAATGCTCTCGATGCCTTTGAAGAAACCCAGGGCGATCGCACCTATGCCGATCTCGCCAAAAACCCCCAGACGATCACAATTACCACCCAAGTCATCGCCCCCCACTGGATTCGCATCGAAATCAGCGATAACGGTGTCGGCATTCCCAAAACCATTCAGGATCAACTGTTCAATGCCTTTTTTACCACCAAGGGCGTGGGCAAAGGCACAGGTCTCGGACTCTCGATCAGCTATCAAATCGTCGTCGAAAAACATGGCGGCCACCTCTGGTGTCAATCTGAACCCGGCCAAGGAACCACCTTTGTGATTGAAATTCCCACCCATCCCCAAAACACCGCCCAACCCCAGGCGCTGCAATCGTCAGGACTGGCCGCGTCCTAA